A window of Cohnella herbarum contains these coding sequences:
- a CDS encoding SDR family NAD(P)-dependent oxidoreductase: protein MSTNQTKQGRLYSKVAIVTGAAAGIGKGTALLFAEEGAKLVLVDLHEEKLNEVAAEIREAGGSCEIVCGNVGLMATAERAVARAVDAYGQLDILFNNAGIMPVGDIQDYPEETWDEVLQVNLKSMFLMCKKAIPEMLKGNGGSIINTSSVMASLTEPGYTAYSASKAGIIGLTKEIAVSYAEKGIRCNAISPGWVETDMNVRLADSMGGMDKLYPIIKQQQPLGRMATTREVAYAVLFLASDESVVVNGSNLSIDGAASAAI, encoded by the coding sequence ATGAGTACGAATCAAACGAAGCAAGGTCGCCTTTATTCGAAAGTAGCCATCGTCACGGGGGCGGCAGCGGGAATCGGCAAAGGAACCGCGCTGCTCTTCGCCGAAGAGGGCGCGAAGCTTGTGCTGGTCGACTTGCACGAAGAAAAGCTGAACGAAGTCGCCGCGGAAATCCGCGAAGCGGGCGGAAGCTGCGAAATCGTATGCGGGAACGTCGGCTTGATGGCAACCGCGGAACGCGCGGTGGCCCGCGCGGTCGACGCCTACGGCCAGCTCGATATCTTGTTCAACAATGCAGGCATCATGCCCGTCGGCGATATTCAGGATTATCCCGAAGAAACGTGGGACGAAGTGTTGCAGGTCAACTTGAAATCGATGTTCCTGATGTGCAAAAAAGCGATTCCCGAGATGCTCAAAGGAAACGGCGGCTCCATTATCAATACGTCGTCCGTGATGGCTTCGCTGACGGAGCCGGGTTATACCGCCTACTCCGCTTCTAAAGCGGGCATTATCGGCTTAACGAAGGAAATCGCCGTCTCGTATGCCGAGAAAGGCATTCGCTGCAACGCCATTTCTCCGGGGTGGGTCGAAACGGATATGAACGTCCGGCTCGCCGATAGCATGGGAGGCATGGATAAATTGTATCCGATTATCAAACAGCAGCAGCCGCTCGGAAGAATGGCTACGACGCGCGAAGTGGCCTACGCGGTACTGTTCCTGGCCTCGGATGAATCCGTCGTCGTCAACGGCTCTAATCTGAGCATCGACGGAGCGGCATCGGCCGCGATCTGA
- a CDS encoding carbohydrate ABC transporter permease, which yields MKTASTKMIRLLIFIVLALIAIMSMYPLFYMAFSSMKPTIEYIKHPIALPETWYFDNFKALFYRFSLVRLFGNTVLYVGLSMVACLVVSVPAAYAFAKLKFRFRNGFYVAMIATMTIPGVTFIIPNYLLMSRIGWTDHIVSVVVIWAVSAIPSTVFLLTSLMRGMPDEVLEAIKMDGAKYHQAMIKVVLPMSLPGVVTVSIFNATNWWNDLLTPLIYLQSDHLKTVTVAVATVLNRFSSDYPLLLSGLLLASLPPIAIYIIFQGFIRKGLVIGAVK from the coding sequence ATGAAAACGGCCTCGACAAAAATGATTAGATTGCTGATTTTTATCGTTCTCGCCCTCATCGCCATTATGTCCATGTATCCTCTTTTTTACATGGCGTTCAGCAGCATGAAGCCGACGATCGAGTATATCAAACACCCGATCGCGCTTCCCGAAACGTGGTATTTCGATAATTTCAAAGCTTTGTTTTATCGGTTTTCCTTGGTTCGCTTATTCGGCAACACGGTCTTATACGTGGGGCTTAGCATGGTGGCTTGCCTCGTCGTCTCCGTTCCGGCGGCATACGCTTTTGCCAAATTGAAATTCAGGTTCAGAAACGGGTTTTACGTCGCGATGATTGCCACGATGACGATTCCGGGCGTCACCTTTATCATTCCGAACTACTTGTTGATGTCCAGAATCGGCTGGACCGACCATATCGTGTCCGTTGTCGTCATTTGGGCCGTCTCCGCCATTCCGAGCACGGTATTCCTGCTTACCTCCTTGATGAGGGGGATGCCCGACGAAGTGCTTGAAGCGATCAAAATGGACGGCGCGAAATATCACCAGGCGATGATTAAAGTCGTTCTTCCCATGAGTCTTCCCGGCGTAGTCACGGTATCGATCTTTAACGCGACGAATTGGTGGAACGATCTGTTGACCCCGCTGATCTATTTGCAGTCCGATCATCTGAAGACGGTAACCGTGGCCGTAGCGACCGTGCTTAACAGGTTCAGCTCCGATTATCCGTTGTTGCTGTCCGGATTGCTGCTGGCCTCGTTGCCGCCGATCGCCATTTATATTATTTTCCAAGGTTTCATCCGCAAGGGCTTGGTCATCGGAGCCGTCAAATAA
- a CDS encoding carbohydrate ABC transporter permease, producing the protein MSLKQERWVGWFSLLPAFLLLAIFVGYPMFNTFFHSFTEWDGVNSAFIGLDNFKNIVSNGDLPLMLRNNLIFLLSVPGILLISLTVSVLLHEEVRGWRFFRSVYYLPAILSSVVIGFLAKSMFTNRGVVNTLLENIGLGRFTVDWLNTVPTEFMILILCFYWQTLGQGTLIFLSGLSSISNELFDAAKIDGTTWRQRLFYIVIPSLYPAIFYFTIVNVIYVFVGLFGLVYSITGGGPGYETTPIDYMIYIQAFRSGNMGYASALSVFLFFIVMLITWIQLKISKRLEQ; encoded by the coding sequence ATGAGTCTTAAGCAAGAGCGCTGGGTAGGTTGGTTCTCCTTGCTGCCGGCTTTTCTGCTATTGGCGATATTCGTGGGCTATCCGATGTTTAATACGTTCTTTCATAGCTTTACGGAATGGGACGGGGTCAATTCCGCGTTCATAGGGCTGGATAACTTCAAGAACATCGTAAGCAACGGGGATTTGCCGCTTATGTTGCGCAATAATTTGATCTTTTTATTATCCGTTCCGGGTATCTTGTTGATCTCGCTCACGGTATCGGTACTGTTGCACGAGGAGGTTCGCGGCTGGCGTTTCTTTCGTTCCGTTTATTATCTGCCTGCCATTCTCTCGTCGGTAGTTATCGGCTTCTTGGCGAAATCCATGTTTACCAATAGGGGCGTCGTGAATACCCTTCTTGAAAATATCGGACTCGGTCGTTTTACCGTGGATTGGCTGAATACGGTCCCGACCGAATTTATGATCTTGATCCTTTGCTTTTACTGGCAAACGCTTGGTCAAGGCACGCTTATCTTTCTATCGGGGCTTTCCTCCATTTCCAACGAATTGTTCGATGCCGCGAAAATCGACGGCACGACTTGGCGGCAGCGCCTGTTTTACATCGTCATCCCGTCCCTGTACCCGGCCATCTTTTATTTTACGATCGTTAACGTCATTTACGTGTTCGTGGGACTGTTCGGGTTGGTTTATTCGATTACGGGCGGGGGCCCGGGTTACGAAACGACGCCGATCGATTACATGATTTACATTCAAGCCTTCAGAAGCGGCAATATGGGTTACGCGAGCGCGCTTTCGGTTTTTCTGTTTTTCATCGTCATGTTGATTACCTGGATTCAGTTGAAAATATCCAAGCGCTTGGAGCAGTAG